A portion of the Paucilactobacillus hokkaidonensis JCM 18461 genome contains these proteins:
- a CDS encoding DUF806 family protein: MLAVKEARSLVESAKFKQINKVFIHNVPKEEVDNTDETVMLIRDVSTDTELDGNEDFYATNREIEVQIFYSINMDYDPENLETKMLKLFKANHWSITQIQEHIVDPDTFQMTATFYFTQFHILEEE; the protein is encoded by the coding sequence ATGCTTGCAGTCAAAGAGGCAAGAAGCCTTGTTGAATCAGCCAAATTTAAGCAGATTAACAAGGTTTTTATTCATAACGTTCCAAAAGAAGAAGTAGATAACACAGATGAGACGGTGATGTTGATTCGAGATGTTAGCACTGATACCGAATTAGATGGCAATGAAGATTTTTATGCCACTAATCGGGAAATTGAAGTGCAAATATTCTATTCAATAAACATGGATTATGATCCAGAAAACTTAGAAACAAAGATGTTAAAACTCTTTAAGGCTAATCATTGGAGCATAACCCAAATACAAGAACACATTGTAGATCCGGATACTTTCCAGATGACTGCAACGTTTTATTTTACCCAATTTCACATATTAGAGGAGGAATAA